CTGCCTCGCCCCGCTGAGGGTGCGGACGGTGAGGCCTGAGTCGTCCACCACCAGCCTGGGGCGCACGAATGTGCCGTAAGCGCCCAAGGCGAGCAGGAGCAGCGCGGCGAGGCCGATGAAGACGCGGCTGGTCGCGTCCGGACTGAGGATCGTGACCAGCAGTGACACGGCGGCAAGGCCCCAGGCGAGGCCGACCATGCCCGGTTGCGGTGACCAGGAACGCGTTGGGTTCACGCGTTCGAGTCTGCCGCACTTGTGGACAACTAGAGCCTTCGACCGGCGCTTGTGCAAACTGGCGCAAAGTTGTCCACAGGAGTTGTCCCCATTGGGGATGACTTACACCCGTGTGCTTCGGTGACCGTCCGGTGAACCAGGTGAACTACGGGGTAACGCGAAACGGCCCGGACGTGGTGCTCGTCCGGGCCGTCCGCCACTTGGCGTAGCGCGTGGTCAACGCCATTTCATGGTCATCAGCAAGCCGACGATCATCAGGGCGAATCCGATGCCGAAGTTCCAGGACCCTAGGTCCATCATCACCGGGACCTTCTCGCCCGCGATGTAGTTGACCACCAGCCACGCCAGTCCCAACAGCATCATGCCGAGCATCACCGCGACGTAGACGGGGTGCGACGGCCCCGCTGCCTTGACCTTCACCGGGGTGCGGCGATCGGCAGGCGCCGTGTAAGCGGCCTTCTTGCGGACCTTGGACTTGGGCATGCTGTCCTCGCCTGACGGGTGGATAGGCCTCCAGTGGCC
This is a stretch of genomic DNA from Saccharothrix ecbatanensis. It encodes these proteins:
- the crgA gene encoding cell division protein CrgA, which produces MPKSKVRKKAAYTAPADRRTPVKVKAAGPSHPVYVAVMLGMMLLGLAWLVVNYIAGEKVPVMMDLGSWNFGIGFALMIVGLLMTMKWR
- a CDS encoding PH domain-containing protein, coding for MNPTRSWSPQPGMVGLAWGLAAVSLLVTILSPDATSRVFIGLAALLLLALGAYGTFVRPRLVVDDSGLTVRTLSGARQLPWHEVKVRLARTRRLGRETATLELDWKHGEDEQLFVLTPIDLGTDPRDVADVLHALRP